The Candidatus Polarisedimenticolaceae bacterium genome includes a window with the following:
- the fabD gene encoding ACP S-malonyltransferase, with protein sequence MIRFAALFPGQGSQHPGMGRSLASAFPVSRETLERADAALGVPLSATCFEGTDAQLARTETTQPAILAVSIAALRALEERGARPSASAGHSLGEWSANVAAGTIAFEDAVRAVRRRGAFMQEAVPAGEGAMAAILGLDAPAIGAICARVAGDEVVSPANFNGAGQIVIAGHAAAVQRACEAALAAGARRAVPLPVSAPFHCALMRPAAERLNDVVGAMAWSDPSHPVYTNVDAAPVTTAAQARQALLAQVASPVRWQEEIERMAADGHRVFVEVGPGKVLSGLVRRIVKEAVVLNVSDPETLEQSVRTLEEAA encoded by the coding sequence GTGATCCGGTTCGCCGCCCTGTTCCCCGGCCAAGGCTCGCAGCATCCCGGAATGGGGCGTTCGCTCGCCTCGGCGTTCCCGGTCTCGCGCGAGACGCTCGAGCGGGCCGACGCGGCGCTCGGCGTCCCCTTGTCGGCGACCTGCTTCGAAGGTACCGACGCGCAGCTCGCGCGCACCGAGACCACCCAGCCCGCCATCCTCGCCGTATCGATCGCCGCGCTGCGCGCGCTCGAGGAGCGCGGAGCACGGCCCTCCGCCTCCGCGGGACACAGCCTCGGCGAGTGGAGCGCCAACGTCGCCGCCGGCACGATCGCCTTCGAGGACGCCGTGAGGGCGGTGCGCCGACGCGGCGCCTTCATGCAGGAAGCCGTTCCGGCGGGCGAAGGCGCGATGGCCGCGATCCTCGGGCTCGACGCCCCCGCGATCGGCGCGATCTGCGCGCGCGTCGCCGGGGACGAGGTCGTCTCGCCCGCCAACTTCAACGGCGCGGGGCAGATCGTGATCGCCGGGCACGCCGCCGCGGTGCAGCGCGCCTGCGAGGCGGCGCTCGCCGCCGGGGCCAGGCGGGCGGTTCCGCTCCCGGTGAGCGCGCCCTTCCATTGCGCGCTCATGCGCCCCGCCGCCGAGCGACTGAACGACGTCGTCGGTGCGATGGCATGGAGCGATCCTTCCCACCCCGTCTACACCAACGTCGACGCGGCGCCGGTGACCACGGCCGCTCAGGCGAGGCAGGCACTCCTCGCGCAGGTCGCCTCTCCGGTGCGTTGGCAGGAGGAGATCGAGCGGATGGCCGCGGACGGTCACCGCGTGTTCGTCGAGGTCGGACCGGGCAAGGTCCTTTCCGGGCTCGTGCGACGCATCGTGAAGGAGGCGGTCGTGCTGAACGTCTCCGACCCGGAGACCCTCGAGCAGTCGGTCCGGACGCTGGAGGAAGCCGCATGA
- a CDS encoding beta-ketoacyl-ACP synthase III codes for MQPRSAILAGTGMSVPSRVVTNRDLEKVVETSDEWITTRTGIRERRIAADGESLSPFAVEAGRRALESAGVPPEDVDLIILATVTPDRPIPATSCTVQHQLGATRAAAFDMAAGCSGFIYAQSVAKQFILTGRCRNVLVIGAEVLSKYIDWQDRTTCVIFADGAGAVLMQAGEPPRGVLASAMHTDGSMQDFITLPAGGTQLPPSADTVRERQHFIKMKGNETFKIAVRAIEEVSREVLHAAGLTPADVDWFVPHQANRRIIDAVGDRLGIPAERCYVDIERYGNTSAASIPMALDEAVREGKIRRGQIVLMAAFGAGLTWGASVVRW; via the coding sequence GACGAGTGGATCACCACCCGCACCGGGATCCGCGAGCGACGCATCGCCGCCGACGGGGAGAGCCTCTCGCCCTTCGCCGTCGAGGCCGGGCGACGGGCGCTGGAGTCCGCGGGCGTCCCGCCGGAGGACGTCGACCTCATCATCCTGGCGACCGTCACCCCCGACCGGCCGATCCCCGCCACCTCGTGCACGGTGCAGCACCAGCTCGGCGCCACCCGTGCGGCCGCGTTCGACATGGCGGCGGGCTGCTCGGGGTTCATCTACGCACAGTCCGTCGCGAAGCAGTTCATCCTCACCGGCCGCTGCCGCAACGTGCTCGTGATCGGCGCGGAGGTCCTGAGCAAGTACATCGACTGGCAGGACCGGACGACCTGCGTGATCTTCGCCGACGGTGCGGGCGCGGTCCTGATGCAGGCGGGGGAGCCGCCGCGGGGCGTGCTCGCATCGGCGATGCACACCGACGGCTCCATGCAGGACTTCATCACGCTGCCCGCGGGAGGCACGCAGCTGCCCCCGTCGGCGGATACCGTTCGGGAGCGGCAGCACTTCATCAAGATGAAGGGGAACGAGACCTTCAAGATCGCGGTGCGCGCCATCGAGGAGGTGTCGCGCGAGGTGCTCCACGCCGCGGGCCTGACCCCCGCGGACGTCGACTGGTTCGTGCCTCACCAGGCCAACCGCCGGATCATCGACGCGGTCGGCGACCGGCTCGGCATCCCCGCGGAGCGCTGCTACGTCGACATCGAGCGCTACGGCAACACCTCGGCCGCCTCGATCCCGATGGCGCTGGACGAAGCGGTGCGCGAGGGGAAGATCCGGCGCGGCCAGATCGTCCTGATGGCCGCCTTCGGCGCCGGCCTCACCTGGGGTGCGAGCGTGGTGCGCTGGTGA